One Oryza glaberrima chromosome 11, OglaRS2, whole genome shotgun sequence genomic region harbors:
- the LOC127755810 gene encoding uncharacterized protein LOC127755810: MVHFSISLICQGLRLILTTHFSVGKLKMSPGALIANFLIKWNLESYVLLRIRVIMGILTILYLMFFFSSLFFTRIYRSMVNFLDPVADATLVYIMGAMQAAPLNNQLFPVWALILVGLRSSIHGRSSSGMFFELRNVLKLLVVAYMNLTRGSKLWRFPFWFFWGLLVLQCFYKILARHIASKSLWNGRSSELLQEYMGANVNKSNFNPEICNPETMEGYKYLVYGELQKSRKSAHILKVEDLKSLVTLDKIWRCDSALLLTSINMQGNNMKDMALAFALSRLLRCRLEGATLHEATVYMTRKLISKRILSDSAEKELFGILELDVSFLRDSLHSSYPMVFCRGLLSLFFTLLLSLAKFWMVLWLVRDVNMTHIPKSVREGGPWAHLSYLLHSFGYDLCITFTAVNIVTITEFFRMINYFLSKWAKLIAMCNFVKFRNRWLKYVIVNMPAKHGERTIFMRQHVFLQPFSSSMSVWKLISCILERNQNAITVPSKGKMNASTAKNVKAVVIQALRSMDLEGHPLSRNLPLPRVSDRAERYWLACLAEVPTCSRVILVWHIATSLCEIKLANDQKINLTKMSRLSSFLVDEKTLTDELQKAYTVSNCLSRYCMYLLASKPKLLPDTILMSKKAFHDAVQCAHEMLSDCHSFQSIYNKLMEKEQKALVPSKNGLNLSGNILQQGAILANALINEECQECRWEILSDVWVHLLVHIAPSSDTAALAEDLKSGVEFITVIWALFCHYGIEKSELWQQQKSENFRNNTPGPSNQSSDVSTHVQDTVSSSPPATQSSEIHVEASPTSELNFSGNDHIRKPSIQSVL, encoded by the exons ATGGTCCA TTTCTCTATAAGTTTAATTTGCCAGGGTCTGCGGTTAATTTTGACTACGCACTTTTCTGTGGGAAAACTAAAAATGAGTCCTGGTGCTCTTATTGCAAACTTTCTTATCAAATGGAATCTGGAGAGCTATGTCTTGCTTCGCATCCGAGTCATAATGGGAATCCTCACCATCCTCTATCTGATGTTCTTCTTCTCAAGCCTTTTCTTCACCCGTATATACAGATCCATGGTGAACTTCCTGGATCCTGTGGCTGACGCCACCCTTGTATACATTATGGGGGCTATGCAAGCTGCACCTTTAAATAACCAGCTGTTCCCAGTCTGGGCCCTTATACTGGTTGGTCTCCGCTCTAGCATCCATGGCCGCTCTAGTTCTGGAATGTTTTTTGAGCTGAGAAATGTGTTGAAGCTTTTAGTTGTGGCATACATGAATTTAACACGTGGCTCCAAATTGTGGCGTTTTCCATTTTGGTTCTTTTGGGGTCTTCTGGTACTTCAGTGCTTCTACAAGATTCTGGCGCGCCATATAGCATCCAAGTCCTTGTGGAATGGTCGTAGTTCAGAACTTCTTCAGGAGTACATGGGTGCCAATGTTAACAAGAGCAACTTTAACCCTGAAATATGCAACCCAGAGACTATGGAAGGATACAAGTACTTGGTTTATGGAGAGTTACAGAAAAGCCGAAAGAGTGCACACATTCTAAAAGTTGAAGACTTGAAGTCCCTAGTTACCTTGGACAAGATTTGGCGATGTGATAGTGCCTTGCTGCTAACCTCCATCAACATGCAGGGGAACAACATGAAGGACATGGCCCTGGCATTTGCATTATCTCGGTTGCTCCGGTGTAGGCTGGAAGGAGCAACGTTGCATGAAGCTACTGTTTACATGACCCGAAAGCTAATCAGCAAGAGGATCCTCTCAGATAGTGCTGAAAAGGAACTGTTCGGTATCCTGGAGCTGGATGTCAGCTTCCTCCGGGATTCCCTCCACTCCAGTTATCCTATGGTCTTCTGCAGGGGGCTTCTTTCACTCTTTTTCACTCTTCTGCTGTCTTTGGCGAAGTTTTGGATGGTTTTATGGCTTGTTAGAGATGTCAATATGACGCATATCCCAAAATCGGTACGAGAGGGAGGCCCTTGGGCCCATCTTAGTTATTTGCTGCACTCATTTGGTTACGATTTGTGTATCACTTTCACAGCCGTGAATATAGTAACGATTACTGAGTTTTTTAGGATGATTAATTACTTCCTATCGAAGTGGGCAAAACTAATAGCCATGTGCAACTTTGTGAAGTTCAGAAACAGATGGCTGAAATATGTCATTGTGAATATGCCTGCCAAACATGGGGAAAGAACTATATTTATGCGCCAGCATGTCTTCCTGCAACCATTCAGCTCAAGCATGTCGGTATGGAAATTAATCTCTTGTATTCTAGAAAGAAATCAAAATGCAATTACAGTTCCctcaaaaggaaaaatgaatgCTAGTACAGCCAAGAATGTGAAGGCAGTAGTAATTCAAGCACTCCGCTCCATGGATCTTGAGGGCCATCCTCTGTCAAGAAACCTTCCTTTGCCTCGTGTCAGTGACAGAGCAGAGCGTTATTGGTTGGCATGCCTTGCAGAGGTACCGACATGCTCCCGTGTTATTCTAGTCTGGCACATTGCAACAAGCCTATGTGAGATTAAGCTTGCCAATGACCAGAAAATCAACTTAACAAAAATGTCAAGATTATCATCGTTTCTGGTGGATGAAAAGACTCTTACTGATGAGCTTCAAAAGGCATATACAGTGTCAAATTGCTTATCACGGTACTGTATGTACCTGCTGGCTTCAAAGCCCAAACTGCTCCCCGATACCATTTTAATGTCCAAGAAGGCCTTTCATGATGCTGTTCAGTGTGCTCATGAAATGCTCAGTGACTGTCACTCATTTCAGAGCATATACAACAAGCTTATGGAAAAGGAGCAGAAAGCTCTTGTTCCAAGCAAAAATGGTCTAAATCTGAGTGGAAACATATTGCAACAAGGCGCTATACTGGCCAATGCACTGATCAACGAGGAGTGCCAAGAATGTCGTTGGGAGATCCTATCTGACGTGTGGGTTCACTTGCTTGTGCACATTGCTCCCAGTTCTGACACAGCAGCTCTTGCGGAGGACCTCAAATCCGGTGTCGAGTTCATAACCGTCATCTGGGCTTTGTTTTGCCACTATGGCATTGAGAAGAGCGAATTATGGCAGCAACAGAAGAGTGAAAATTTCAGGAACAACACTCCTGGACCATCTAATCAGAGCAGTGATGTGTCTACCCATGTTCAGGACACAGTCAGCTCTAGTCCACCTGCTACTCAATCTTCAGAAATTCATGTAGAGGCTAGTCCTACTTCTG AACTCAACTTTTCAGGAAATGATCATATCAGGAAACCTTCCATCCAGTCTGTTTTGTAG